In Phyllostomus discolor isolate MPI-MPIP mPhyDis1 chromosome 2, mPhyDis1.pri.v3, whole genome shotgun sequence, the following are encoded in one genomic region:
- the KCTD17 gene encoding BTB/POZ domain-containing protein KCTD17 isoform X1 translates to MQDPGPDMRMEAGEAAPPAGVGGRAAGGWGKWVRLNVGGTVFLTTRQTLCREQKSFLSRLCQGEELQSDRDETGAYLIDRDPTYFGPILNFLRHGKLVLDKDMAEEGVLEEAEFYNIGPLIRIIKDRMEEKDYTVAQVGPQVPPKHVYRVLQCQEEELTQMVSTMSDGWRFEQLVNIGSSYNYGSEDQAEFLCVVSKELHSAPHGLSSESSRKTKSAEEQLEEEQQQEEEEEVEVEQVQVEADTQEKAQSPRDPANLFSLPPPPPPPPLPAGGPASSSSTSSSSWISSAPCLFPLCPCPGFLSACSRLHPGATLVPGAPASHLRAPCLPPPAPLLAAPASWPGERACRCAASTPAQSAGHL, encoded by the exons ATGCAGGATCCGGGGCCAGACATGAGGATGGAGGCCGGGGAGGCAGCGCCGCCGGCGGGGGTGGGAGGCCGCGCTGCAGGAGGCTGGGGCAAGTGGGTGCGGCTCAACGTGGGGGGCACGGTGTTCCTGACCACGCGGCAGACGCTGTGCCGGGAGCAGAAGTCCTTTCTCAGCCGCCTGTGCCAGGGGGAAGAGCTGCAGTCGGACCGG GATGAGACCGGGGCCTACCTCATCGACCGCGACCCCACCTACTTTGGGCCCATCCTGAACTTCCTGCGGCACGGCAAGCTGGTGCTGGACAAGGACATGGCCGAGGAGG GGGTCCTGGAGGAAGCGGAGTTCTACAACATCGGCCCGCTGATCCGCATCATCAAAGACCGGATGGAGGAAAAGGACTACACCGTCGCGCAGGTggggccg CAGGTCCCGCCCAAGCACGTGTACCGCGTGCTGCAGTGCCAGGAGGAGGAGCTCACACAGATGGTCTCCACCATGTCTGATGGCTGGCGCTTCGAGCAG CTGGTGAACATCGGCTCCTCCTACAACTACGGCAGCGAGGACCAGGCGGAGTTCCTGTGCGTGGTGTCCAAGGAGCTCCACAGTGCCCCCCACGGGCTGAGCTCCGAGTCCAGCCGCAAAACCAAG AGCGCGGaggagcagctggaggaggagcagcagcaggaggaggaggaggaggtggaggtggaacAGGTGCAGGTGGAGGCAGATACACAGGAGAAAG CCCAGTCACCTCGGGATCCCGCTAaccttttctccctcccaccaccgcctcctcctcctccgctccCCGCTGGAGGTCCTGCCTCATCTTCatccacctcttcctcctcctggatCTCATCTGCACCCTgcctcttccctctctgcccctgtccgggctttctctctgcctgctcGCGCCTCCATCCCGGGGCCACCCTGGTCCCAGGCGCCCCGGCCTCGCATCTCAGGGCACCCTGCCTGCCGCCTCCCGCGCCCCTTCTGGCAGCTCCCGCGTCCTGGCCTGGGGAGCGGGCGTGCCGCTGCGCCGCCTCCACGCCTGCCCAGTCCGCCGGGCACCTCTGA
- the KCTD17 gene encoding BTB/POZ domain-containing protein KCTD17 isoform X4, whose protein sequence is MQDPGPDMRMEAGEAAPPAGVGGRAAGGWGKWVRLNVGGTVFLTTRQTLCREQKSFLSRLCQGEELQSDRDETGAYLIDRDPTYFGPILNFLRHGKLVLDKDMAEEGVLEEAEFYNIGPLIRIIKDRMEEKDYTVAQVPPKHVYRVLQCQEEELTQMVSTMSDGWRFEQLVNIGSSYNYGSEDQAEFLCVVSKELHSAPHGLSSESSRKTKSAEEQLEEEQQQEEEEEVEVEQVQVEADTQEKAVTGQRHPDVRSQITSRDLGFRSDVLYFCTVGWAPSSGWRKRPSCGHLCLHLRGCDGPLPPWWALGPLGRAACRQPKCGAVQLCLPGPCVPSPEAPSCMADTVPPGPVTSPP, encoded by the exons ATGCAGGATCCGGGGCCAGACATGAGGATGGAGGCCGGGGAGGCAGCGCCGCCGGCGGGGGTGGGAGGCCGCGCTGCAGGAGGCTGGGGCAAGTGGGTGCGGCTCAACGTGGGGGGCACGGTGTTCCTGACCACGCGGCAGACGCTGTGCCGGGAGCAGAAGTCCTTTCTCAGCCGCCTGTGCCAGGGGGAAGAGCTGCAGTCGGACCGG GATGAGACCGGGGCCTACCTCATCGACCGCGACCCCACCTACTTTGGGCCCATCCTGAACTTCCTGCGGCACGGCAAGCTGGTGCTGGACAAGGACATGGCCGAGGAGG GGGTCCTGGAGGAAGCGGAGTTCTACAACATCGGCCCGCTGATCCGCATCATCAAAGACCGGATGGAGGAAAAGGACTACACCGTCGCGCAG GTCCCGCCCAAGCACGTGTACCGCGTGCTGCAGTGCCAGGAGGAGGAGCTCACACAGATGGTCTCCACCATGTCTGATGGCTGGCGCTTCGAGCAG CTGGTGAACATCGGCTCCTCCTACAACTACGGCAGCGAGGACCAGGCGGAGTTCCTGTGCGTGGTGTCCAAGGAGCTCCACAGTGCCCCCCACGGGCTGAGCTCCGAGTCCAGCCGCAAAACCAAG AGCGCGGaggagcagctggaggaggagcagcagcaggaggaggaggaggaggtggaggtggaacAGGTGCAGGTGGAGGCAGATACACAGGAGAAAG CTGTTACAGGCCAGAGGCACCCGGATGTGAGGTCCCAGATCACCTCCAGGGACTTGGGGTTCCGATCTGACGTCCTTTATTTTTGTACCGTGGGGTGGGCCCCCAGCTCAGGGTGGAGGAAGCGCCCCTCCTGCGGCCACCTCTGTCTGCACCTGCGGGGCTGTGAcggccccctgcctccctggtgggccctggggcccctgggcagAGCCGCCTGCCGGCAGCCCAAGTGTGGCGCTGTCCAGCTGTGTCTCCCAGGCCCCTGCGTCCCCTCTCCCGAAGCCCCCAGCTGCATGGCGGACACAGTCCCTCCCGGCCCGGTCACGTCGCCCCCTTGA
- the KCTD17 gene encoding BTB/POZ domain-containing protein KCTD17 isoform X2 codes for MQDPGPDMRMEAGEAAPPAGVGGRAAGGWGKWVRLNVGGTVFLTTRQTLCREQKSFLSRLCQGEELQSDRDETGAYLIDRDPTYFGPILNFLRHGKLVLDKDMAEEGVLEEAEFYNIGPLIRIIKDRMEEKDYTVAQVGPQVPPKHVYRVLQCQEEELTQMVSTMSDGWRFEQLVNIGSSYNYGSEDQAEFLCVVSKELHSAPHGLSSESSRKTKSAEEQLEEEQQQEEEEEVEVEQVQVEADTQEKAVTGQRHPDVRSQITSRDLGFRSDVLYFCTVGWAPSSGWRKRPSCGHLCLHLRGCDGPLPPWWALGPLGRAACRQPKCGAVQLCLPGPCVPSPEAPSCMADTVPPGPVTSPP; via the exons ATGCAGGATCCGGGGCCAGACATGAGGATGGAGGCCGGGGAGGCAGCGCCGCCGGCGGGGGTGGGAGGCCGCGCTGCAGGAGGCTGGGGCAAGTGGGTGCGGCTCAACGTGGGGGGCACGGTGTTCCTGACCACGCGGCAGACGCTGTGCCGGGAGCAGAAGTCCTTTCTCAGCCGCCTGTGCCAGGGGGAAGAGCTGCAGTCGGACCGG GATGAGACCGGGGCCTACCTCATCGACCGCGACCCCACCTACTTTGGGCCCATCCTGAACTTCCTGCGGCACGGCAAGCTGGTGCTGGACAAGGACATGGCCGAGGAGG GGGTCCTGGAGGAAGCGGAGTTCTACAACATCGGCCCGCTGATCCGCATCATCAAAGACCGGATGGAGGAAAAGGACTACACCGTCGCGCAGGTggggccg CAGGTCCCGCCCAAGCACGTGTACCGCGTGCTGCAGTGCCAGGAGGAGGAGCTCACACAGATGGTCTCCACCATGTCTGATGGCTGGCGCTTCGAGCAG CTGGTGAACATCGGCTCCTCCTACAACTACGGCAGCGAGGACCAGGCGGAGTTCCTGTGCGTGGTGTCCAAGGAGCTCCACAGTGCCCCCCACGGGCTGAGCTCCGAGTCCAGCCGCAAAACCAAG AGCGCGGaggagcagctggaggaggagcagcagcaggaggaggaggaggaggtggaggtggaacAGGTGCAGGTGGAGGCAGATACACAGGAGAAAG CTGTTACAGGCCAGAGGCACCCGGATGTGAGGTCCCAGATCACCTCCAGGGACTTGGGGTTCCGATCTGACGTCCTTTATTTTTGTACCGTGGGGTGGGCCCCCAGCTCAGGGTGGAGGAAGCGCCCCTCCTGCGGCCACCTCTGTCTGCACCTGCGGGGCTGTGAcggccccctgcctccctggtgggccctggggcccctgggcagAGCCGCCTGCCGGCAGCCCAAGTGTGGCGCTGTCCAGCTGTGTCTCCCAGGCCCCTGCGTCCCCTCTCCCGAAGCCCCCAGCTGCATGGCGGACACAGTCCCTCCCGGCCCGGTCACGTCGCCCCCTTGA
- the KCTD17 gene encoding BTB/POZ domain-containing protein KCTD17 isoform X3: MQDPGPDMRMEAGEAAPPAGVGGRAAGGWGKWVRLNVGGTVFLTTRQTLCREQKSFLSRLCQGEELQSDRDETGAYLIDRDPTYFGPILNFLRHGKLVLDKDMAEEGVLEEAEFYNIGPLIRIIKDRMEEKDYTVAQVPPKHVYRVLQCQEEELTQMVSTMSDGWRFEQLVNIGSSYNYGSEDQAEFLCVVSKELHSAPHGLSSESSRKTKSAEEQLEEEQQQEEEEEVEVEQVQVEADTQEKAQSPRDPANLFSLPPPPPPPPLPAGGPASSSSTSSSSWISSAPCLFPLCPCPGFLSACSRLHPGATLVPGAPASHLRAPCLPPPAPLLAAPASWPGERACRCAASTPAQSAGHL; encoded by the exons ATGCAGGATCCGGGGCCAGACATGAGGATGGAGGCCGGGGAGGCAGCGCCGCCGGCGGGGGTGGGAGGCCGCGCTGCAGGAGGCTGGGGCAAGTGGGTGCGGCTCAACGTGGGGGGCACGGTGTTCCTGACCACGCGGCAGACGCTGTGCCGGGAGCAGAAGTCCTTTCTCAGCCGCCTGTGCCAGGGGGAAGAGCTGCAGTCGGACCGG GATGAGACCGGGGCCTACCTCATCGACCGCGACCCCACCTACTTTGGGCCCATCCTGAACTTCCTGCGGCACGGCAAGCTGGTGCTGGACAAGGACATGGCCGAGGAGG GGGTCCTGGAGGAAGCGGAGTTCTACAACATCGGCCCGCTGATCCGCATCATCAAAGACCGGATGGAGGAAAAGGACTACACCGTCGCGCAG GTCCCGCCCAAGCACGTGTACCGCGTGCTGCAGTGCCAGGAGGAGGAGCTCACACAGATGGTCTCCACCATGTCTGATGGCTGGCGCTTCGAGCAG CTGGTGAACATCGGCTCCTCCTACAACTACGGCAGCGAGGACCAGGCGGAGTTCCTGTGCGTGGTGTCCAAGGAGCTCCACAGTGCCCCCCACGGGCTGAGCTCCGAGTCCAGCCGCAAAACCAAG AGCGCGGaggagcagctggaggaggagcagcagcaggaggaggaggaggaggtggaggtggaacAGGTGCAGGTGGAGGCAGATACACAGGAGAAAG CCCAGTCACCTCGGGATCCCGCTAaccttttctccctcccaccaccgcctcctcctcctccgctccCCGCTGGAGGTCCTGCCTCATCTTCatccacctcttcctcctcctggatCTCATCTGCACCCTgcctcttccctctctgcccctgtccgggctttctctctgcctgctcGCGCCTCCATCCCGGGGCCACCCTGGTCCCAGGCGCCCCGGCCTCGCATCTCAGGGCACCCTGCCTGCCGCCTCCCGCGCCCCTTCTGGCAGCTCCCGCGTCCTGGCCTGGGGAGCGGGCGTGCCGCTGCGCCGCCTCCACGCCTGCCCAGTCCGCCGGGCACCTCTGA
- the KCTD17 gene encoding BTB/POZ domain-containing protein KCTD17 isoform X5 gives MQDPGPDMRMEAGEAAPPAGVGGRAAGGWGKWVRLNVGGTVFLTTRQTLCREQKSFLSRLCQGEELQSDRDETGAYLIDRDPTYFGPILNFLRHGKLVLDKDMAEEGVLEEAEFYNIGPLIRIIKDRMEEKDYTVAQVPPKHVYRVLQCQEEELTQMVSTMSDGWRFEQLVNIGSSYNYGSEDQAEFLCVVSKELHSAPHGLSSESSRKTKLLQARGTRM, from the exons ATGCAGGATCCGGGGCCAGACATGAGGATGGAGGCCGGGGAGGCAGCGCCGCCGGCGGGGGTGGGAGGCCGCGCTGCAGGAGGCTGGGGCAAGTGGGTGCGGCTCAACGTGGGGGGCACGGTGTTCCTGACCACGCGGCAGACGCTGTGCCGGGAGCAGAAGTCCTTTCTCAGCCGCCTGTGCCAGGGGGAAGAGCTGCAGTCGGACCGG GATGAGACCGGGGCCTACCTCATCGACCGCGACCCCACCTACTTTGGGCCCATCCTGAACTTCCTGCGGCACGGCAAGCTGGTGCTGGACAAGGACATGGCCGAGGAGG GGGTCCTGGAGGAAGCGGAGTTCTACAACATCGGCCCGCTGATCCGCATCATCAAAGACCGGATGGAGGAAAAGGACTACACCGTCGCGCAG GTCCCGCCCAAGCACGTGTACCGCGTGCTGCAGTGCCAGGAGGAGGAGCTCACACAGATGGTCTCCACCATGTCTGATGGCTGGCGCTTCGAGCAG CTGGTGAACATCGGCTCCTCCTACAACTACGGCAGCGAGGACCAGGCGGAGTTCCTGTGCGTGGTGTCCAAGGAGCTCCACAGTGCCCCCCACGGGCTGAGCTCCGAGTCCAGCCGCAAAACCAAG CTGTTACAGGCCAGAGGCACCCGGATGTGA